The nucleotide window GTGTAAACGCTATTACAATTGTTGAAGGCGATCAGTTGTTAGAAGCTAAACTAACAGACGGTACGTCGGAAATCATGCTGGCTGTGAAAAGTGGCCGTGCTATCCGCTTCTCCGAAGAAAAAGTGAGGGCAACCGGCCGTGGTGCTATTGGGGTTGGTGGTATTGAGGTAGATGATGAAAATGACGAGGTAATAGGCATGATTTGTGTATCAACAAACGCTGAAATTACGCCGGGTGTACTGGTTGTGAGTGAAAAAGGTTTTGGTAAAAGAACAGCGGTTGACGAGTACAGATTTACGAATCGTGGTGGTAAAGGTGTAAAAACCATTAACATAACGGATAAAACCGGTAATTTAGTCGGACTTTTAGATGTGTTTGAGAATGAGGACCTGTTAATAACCTGCAAAAGCGGTATTACTATAAGGATGCCGGTAAGTGGTATTAGTGAATTAGGCAGGGCAGCACAAGGTGTAAAACTGATCCGTATTGATGAAGGAGATGAGATAGCCGCTATCACCAAGGTTGACGAACAGGAAGAGGAGGAGATCGAAGAAACAGAAAATACGGAAGCCGGAACGCAGATTGAGGGTGCGACGGAGTCTCAGGACAATGCAACTTCTTCCGGAGATCAGCAATCTGATGATAATAACAATGAGGGTACAGAAGAATCAACCGAAGAAAATTAGCGTTTAAAAAATAGTAAAAATATATACGAATGAAAAAAGTTATTTTCCTGGCAACGATTGTTGCTTGTTCAACAACAGGAGCTTTTGCGCAGAAGTATGATGATATCAAAGGGCTTTTGGCACTGGGGCAAATCGCGAAGGCAAAAGAGTCTTACGACAAAAACTCTACTAATGAAAAATTCTTTACAAAGCCTGAAGGGTATATACTGAAAGCAGCGCTGTATTCGAGCCTGGCGCTGGACAGCAGTAAAGCTGCGGAAGCAGACAAAAACAGATCAGAAGCGGATGCAGCTCTGGCTAAGTATAAAGAAATGGAACCAGATATGAAATTAATGGAGGACCCTACTTACAAAAACACTCCTTATAATTTATATGCTGCTTATTTTAATGCCGGTATAGCCGATATCAACAATAAGGCTTATGAGCCAGCCTACGATAAGTTCAAAAAAACGGTTGACTATTCGGAACTTCTGATCGCTAAAAAGATCATGAACAAGCAAATGGATACTGCAGCGATCTATTACGCGGGTTTATTGGCAGAAAACACCAAGCATGCGGATGAGGCACAAAAGTATTATGCCCGCATTGCTGATGCTAAAATAAAGGAATATAATGAAGCATCTTACGAAAGTGTATACCAGGGCCTGGTTCGTTATTATGCAGGTAAAAGCGACAATGCAAATTTCGAAAAATACAAAGCCATCGGAAAAGAATTGTTTCCTCAAAGCGAATTTTTCACGTACTCAATGCTTGATTTTGCAGTAGGTGGAAGCTCTAATTTTAATGAAAGATTGGCAAGCCTGGAAAAGCATGTTGCCTCAAATCCTGAAGATTATAAAGCAAATATCACCCTGGCCGAAATCATTTATGATACATTAGATTCGAGAAAGGCTAATGCGGTACTTCCTGGTAATGCAGAAGAGCTGGAAGGCAAAATGCTGGCAGCTTTGAACAAAGCATCCAGCCTGAAACCTGAAGAAATGCAGCCTTATTTATTATTGGGTGATCACTATTTGTTAAAATCAGAAAAGTTCAGAGATGCCATGGTTACTGCTGAAACCAATGTGACCAAAAAAGGAGCAAAAGCAACAGCGGACGATAAGGCCCAGTTAGCAGAAGCTAAAAAAACCTACGGTGCTAATTACGAATTGGCAAAGAACAACTACGAAAAAGCAGCTGAGCTATTTGCAAAAATGCAGAACCTTGATGCAGGTCAAAAACGTAGCTACCGTGCTATTGCAGGCAACCTGGCTGAATATTATTCTTATAAAATCGAAGACTCAAAAGGTGCTGACAGAGACAAATACATTGCATTGGAAAAGAAATGGGATGATATCTTTAGTAAATTAAGATAGATCACCATCTTAAATAGATCAACCGCTCCGATTTGGGGCGGTTTTTTTATACTGTAACCCGAGAGAAAGCACTACTAACTACTATGTAACCCGATTGCAAACGATGACTTTATTTGCTTCTTATAATTTATGAAATATAAAAGAAAATATTTTATGAAACCGATTACAATTTATTTCCTAATATTGTGTTTCTTTTACACTGACGATTAAAGCTTGAACCACATTATTTAAAAGACAACAACAAATCAATATTCAATTATGAGCGTATTATTAGGCGATCAGGAGTACTTTAAAAGTATTCCCCAGATACAATATGAGGGTCCGGAAAGTGATAACCCATTAGCTTTTCGCTGGTATGATGCCAACAGGGTAGTGGCGGGAAAAACATTAAAAGAGCATTTTCGTTTTGCCTGTGCCTACTGGCATTCGTTCTGCAATGATGGTAACGATCCTTTTGGCCCGGGAACCCATGTGTTTGGATGGAACAGCAAAGCTGATGCGGTAGCAAGAGCCAAAGACAAGATGGATGCTGCTTTTGAGTTTATCACTAAAATGAACCTGCCGTTTTATTGTTTTCATGATATAGACCTGGTGGATTATGGAACGGATGTAAACGAGAATGATAAAAGATTACAGGCAGTAGTAGATTATGCCAAACAGAAGCAGGCCGATAGTGGTGTAAAATTATTATGGGGTACTGCCAACGTATTCTCTAATCCGCGTTATATGAACGGGGCTTCTACCAATCCTGATTTTCAGGTTTTGTCGCATGCAGCTGCCCAGGTAAAAGCGGCTATTGACGCCACTATAGAACTGGGTGGGGACGGTTATGTTTTCTGGGGTGGAAGAGAAGGCTATATGACCTTGCTCAATACCGATATGAAAAGGGAGAAGGAGCATTTTGCGCGTTTCCTGCATACAGCCAAAGATTATGCACGTAAAAATGGTTTTAAAGGAACTTTCCTGATCGAGCCGAAACCCATGGAGCCTACCAAGCACCAGTACGATTATGATTGCGAAACCGTAATCGGCTTCTTGCGCCAGTGGGACTTATTAGGCGATTTTAAGATCAATATAGAAGTAAATCATGCCACCCTTGCAGGACATACCTTCCAGCACGAACTGCAGGTGTCAGCTGATGCAGGTGTATTGGGATCTTTGGATGCCAACCGGGGGGATTACCAGAATGGCTGGGATACCGATCAGTTTCCCAACAATTTAAATGAATTAACGGAAGCGATGTTGATCTTCCTGGAAGCAGGCGGTTTGCAGGGTGGCGGAATTAATTTTGATGCGAAGATCCGTCGCGCGTCAACGGATCCTGCCGATTTGTTCTATGCGCATATTGGCGGTATGGATACATTTGCCAGGGCCTTGATCACGGCCGATAAGATCCTGTCCAATTCTGATTACCGTAAATTAAAGCAGGAGCGTTATGCTTCCTTTGATGGGGGTAAAGGAAAGGCTTTCGAGCAGGGTCAATTAACATTAGAAGATCTTCGTGCTTACGCTATTGAAACGGGTGAGCCTGCTGTAACAAGTGGCAAACAGGAGTACCTAGAGAATATTATTAACCGGTTTATATAGTTTAGAGATCATATTTCATTGTCGATGGTTCATGGCTTATAGGCTATGGACCATTCACATAAAATCAGAATAATGTTATTATTAGGCATCGATGTAGGTACTTCATCCATTAAAGTATCGGTAGTAGACGGCGCAACACAACAAACCATCGCAGCGGCGCAGTATCCGGAATCAGAGCGGGATATTATTTCTCTTCAATCCGGCTGGGCAGAGCAGTCTCCCGAACAATGGTGGAGCGATGTAAAGGAAGCTATCAAAAAAGTCAATCAATCGGGGAAATTTTATACAAAGGATATTGGAGCTATTGGCATTTCCTATCAGATGCATGGGCTGGTGCTATTAGATAAGGCCGGTAATGTGCTACGTAATAGTATTATCTGGTGCGACAGCCGGGCCGTACCTTATGGTGAAAAAGCCTTCCAGGAAATGGGAGAGGAGTACTGCCTCGGAAGACTTTTAAATTCTCCCGGTAATTTTACTGCTGCTAAACTAGCCTGGGTAAAAGAACAGGAGCCGGAACTATTTGAGCAGATCGATAAGATCATGCTTCCCGGTGATTTTATTGCACAACGGTTTACCGGGCAAATAACCACTACACCATCAGCACTATCTGAAGGTATCTTTTGGGATTTTTTGGAGAACCAGGTATCGCAAAAGTTGATGCAGCAGTTTGGTTTTAGTAGTGGTATTGTTCCCAACCTGCAACCGGTATTCTCCGATCATGGTCGTTTGACTAAAGAAACAGCTGATGAACTTTCATTAAAAGAAGGTATACCCGTTACCTATAAAGCAGGCGATCAGCCCAACAATGCGCTTTCCCTAAACGTATTCGAACCGGGAGATGTTGCGGCCACTGCAGGCACATCTGGTGTAATATATGGTGTAAGTGATGAGCTTACTTACGATCTGCAAAGCCGGGTGAATGGATTTGCTCATGTTAATCACCAACCTGATTTAACCCGTGTTGGTATTTTGCTCTGCATTAATGGTACCGGCATTCTGAATCGCTGGATCCGGAATCTTTCTGGAAATGTTTCCTATGCGCAGCTTAATGAAATGGCGGCCACGGTAAGGCCGGGCAGTGATGGATTAACTATTCTGCCTTTTGGTAACGGCGCCGAGCGTATGCTCAATAATAAAATAGTAGATGCCCATCTGCAAAATATCGACCTTAACAAACATACCACAGCCCACCTGGTGAGAGCCGCACAGGAAGGTATCGCTTTCGCATTCCGTTACGGGCTCGACATCATGCGTAGCAATGGCATGCAGCCTGCCGTGATAAAAGCGGGAAAAGCCAACATGTTTTTAAGCCCGGTATTTACCGAGGCTTTCGTAAACGCTACCCATGTACCGGTTGAATTGTATGACTGTGACGG belongs to Niabella yanshanensis and includes:
- a CDS encoding xylulokinase, which produces MLLLGIDVGTSSIKVSVVDGATQQTIAAAQYPESERDIISLQSGWAEQSPEQWWSDVKEAIKKVNQSGKFYTKDIGAIGISYQMHGLVLLDKAGNVLRNSIIWCDSRAVPYGEKAFQEMGEEYCLGRLLNSPGNFTAAKLAWVKEQEPELFEQIDKIMLPGDFIAQRFTGQITTTPSALSEGIFWDFLENQVSQKLMQQFGFSSGIVPNLQPVFSDHGRLTKETADELSLKEGIPVTYKAGDQPNNALSLNVFEPGDVAATAGTSGVIYGVSDELTYDLQSRVNGFAHVNHQPDLTRVGILLCINGTGILNRWIRNLSGNVSYAQLNEMAATVRPGSDGLTILPFGNGAERMLNNKIVDAHLQNIDLNKHTTAHLVRAAQEGIAFAFRYGLDIMRSNGMQPAVIKAGKANMFLSPVFTEAFVNATHVPVELYDCDGSVGAALGAGIGAGYYRQPADAFRKRQPLSVVEPTQAALYDELYGAWKAELEQKLNSDSLILQEA
- the xylA gene encoding xylose isomerase — translated: MSVLLGDQEYFKSIPQIQYEGPESDNPLAFRWYDANRVVAGKTLKEHFRFACAYWHSFCNDGNDPFGPGTHVFGWNSKADAVARAKDKMDAAFEFITKMNLPFYCFHDIDLVDYGTDVNENDKRLQAVVDYAKQKQADSGVKLLWGTANVFSNPRYMNGASTNPDFQVLSHAAAQVKAAIDATIELGGDGYVFWGGREGYMTLLNTDMKREKEHFARFLHTAKDYARKNGFKGTFLIEPKPMEPTKHQYDYDCETVIGFLRQWDLLGDFKINIEVNHATLAGHTFQHELQVSADAGVLGSLDANRGDYQNGWDTDQFPNNLNELTEAMLIFLEAGGLQGGGINFDAKIRRASTDPADLFYAHIGGMDTFARALITADKILSNSDYRKLKQERYASFDGGKGKAFEQGQLTLEDLRAYAIETGEPAVTSGKQEYLENIINRFI